One Streptomyces drozdowiczii DNA segment encodes these proteins:
- the ruvX gene encoding Holliday junction resolvase RuvX, which yields MTQMRRGRRLAIDVGDARIGVASCDPDGILATPVETVPGRDVPAAHRRLGQIVAEYEPIEVVVGLPRSLGGGEGPAAAKVRAFADVLARAVAPIPVRLLDERMTTVTATQGLRASGVKSKKGRSVIDQAAAVVILQNALESERASGNPPGEAVEVVV from the coding sequence ATGACGCAGATGCGCCGCGGTCGCCGGCTGGCGATCGACGTCGGGGACGCCCGGATCGGGGTCGCCTCGTGCGACCCCGACGGGATCCTCGCGACGCCGGTGGAGACCGTGCCGGGACGCGATGTCCCGGCCGCCCACCGGCGGCTGGGACAGATCGTCGCGGAGTACGAACCGATCGAGGTCGTCGTCGGGCTGCCGCGCTCCCTGGGCGGCGGCGAGGGCCCGGCCGCCGCCAAGGTCCGCGCCTTCGCGGATGTGCTCGCCCGAGCGGTCGCACCCATTCCGGTGCGCCTGTTGGACGAGAGGATGACCACAGTGACGGCCACCCAGGGGCTGCGCGCCTCGGGCGTGAAGTCCAAAAAGGGCCGATCCGTCATCGACCAGGCTGCCGCTGTGGTGATCCTGCAAAACGCTCTGGAGTCGGAGCGCGCTTCGGGCAATCCGCCGGGCGAGGCCGTCGAAGTAGTGGTCTGA
- the aroB gene encoding 3-dehydroquinate synthase, giving the protein MTQQAPTRVRIAGSAGTDPYEVLIGRQLLGELPGLIGERAKRVAVLHPEALAETGEAVRQDLAAQGYEAIAIQLPNAEEAKTVEVAAYCWKALGQTGFTRTDVIVGVGGGATTDVAGFVAASWLRGVRWIAVPTTVLGMVDAAVGGKTGINTAEGKNLVGAFHPPAGVLCDLAALDSLPVHDYVSGMAEIIKAGFIADPVILDLIEEDPQAARTPAGPHTAELIERSIRVKAEVVSSDLKESGLREILNYGHTLGHAIEKNERYKWRHGAAVSVGMVFAAELGRLAGRLDDATADRHRAILESVGLPLTYRGDQWPKLLENMKVDKKSRGDLLRFIVLDGLGKPAVLEGPDPAVLLAAYGEVSA; this is encoded by the coding sequence ATGACCCAGCAGGCACCCACCCGCGTCCGCATCGCCGGCAGCGCGGGCACCGACCCGTACGAGGTACTGATCGGCCGGCAGCTCCTCGGCGAGCTGCCCGGGCTCATCGGTGAGCGGGCCAAGCGCGTCGCGGTCCTCCACCCCGAGGCGCTCGCCGAGACCGGCGAGGCGGTCCGCCAGGACCTCGCCGCCCAGGGCTACGAGGCCATCGCGATCCAGCTGCCCAACGCCGAGGAGGCCAAGACCGTCGAGGTCGCCGCCTACTGCTGGAAGGCGCTCGGCCAGACCGGCTTCACCCGCACCGACGTCATCGTCGGCGTCGGCGGCGGCGCCACCACCGACGTGGCGGGCTTCGTCGCCGCGTCCTGGCTGCGCGGAGTGCGCTGGATCGCCGTACCGACGACCGTGCTCGGCATGGTCGACGCGGCCGTCGGCGGCAAGACCGGCATCAACACCGCCGAGGGCAAGAACCTCGTCGGCGCCTTCCACCCGCCGGCCGGGGTCCTCTGCGACCTGGCCGCCCTGGACTCGCTGCCGGTCCACGACTACGTCTCGGGCATGGCCGAGATCATCAAGGCCGGTTTCATCGCCGACCCGGTGATCCTCGACCTGATCGAGGAGGACCCGCAGGCCGCCCGTACGCCCGCCGGACCGCACACCGCCGAGCTGATCGAGCGCTCGATCCGGGTCAAGGCCGAGGTCGTCTCCAGCGACCTCAAGGAGTCCGGGCTCCGCGAGATCCTGAACTACGGCCACACCCTGGGCCACGCGATCGAGAAGAACGAGCGCTACAAGTGGCGCCACGGCGCCGCCGTCTCCGTCGGCATGGTCTTCGCCGCCGAACTGGGCCGGCTGGCCGGCCGCCTGGACGACGCCACCGCCGACCGGCACCGCGCGATCCTGGAGTCCGTCGGGCTGCCGCTCACCTACCGGGGCGACCAGTGGCCGAAGCTCCTCGAGAACATGAAGGTCGACAAGAAGTCGCGCGGCGACCTGCTGCGCTTCATCGTCCTGGACGGCCTCGGC
- the aroC gene encoding chorismate synthase — protein MSRLRWLTAGESHGPALVATLEGLPAGVPVTTEMVADALARRRLGYGRGARMKFEQDEVTFLGGVRHGLTMGSPVAVMVGNTEWPKWEQVMSADPVDPQVLAEQARNAPLTRPRPGHADLAGMQKYGFDEARPVLERASARETAARVALGAVARSYLKETAGIEIVSHVVELAAAKAPYGVYPVPSDVERLDADPVRCLDADASKAMVAEIDQAHKDGDTLGGVVEVLAYGVPVGLGSHVHWDRRLDARLAGALMGIQAIKGVEVGDGFDLARVPGSKAHDEILVTEDGIKRASGRAGGTEGGLTTGELLRVRAAMKPIATVPRALATVDVVTGEPAKAHHQRSDVCAVPAAGIVAEAMVALVLADAVAEKFGGDSVTETRRNVTSYLDHLQIR, from the coding sequence TTGAGCAGGTTGCGCTGGCTGACCGCGGGGGAGTCGCACGGCCCCGCACTGGTGGCGACGCTGGAGGGCCTTCCCGCCGGCGTCCCGGTCACCACGGAGATGGTGGCGGACGCGCTCGCCCGGCGGCGGCTCGGTTACGGCCGCGGTGCGCGGATGAAGTTCGAGCAGGACGAGGTCACCTTTCTCGGCGGTGTCCGGCACGGCCTCACCATGGGCTCCCCGGTCGCCGTCATGGTCGGCAACACCGAGTGGCCCAAGTGGGAGCAGGTCATGTCGGCCGACCCGGTCGACCCCCAGGTGCTGGCCGAGCAGGCCCGCAACGCCCCGCTGACCCGGCCCCGCCCCGGCCACGCCGACCTCGCCGGCATGCAGAAGTACGGCTTCGACGAGGCCCGCCCGGTCCTGGAGCGCGCCAGCGCCCGGGAGACCGCGGCCCGCGTCGCCCTCGGTGCCGTCGCCCGGTCCTACCTCAAGGAGACTGCGGGCATCGAGATCGTCAGCCACGTCGTGGAGCTGGCCGCCGCCAAGGCGCCGTACGGGGTCTACCCGGTCCCCTCCGACGTGGAGCGGCTCGACGCCGACCCGGTCCGCTGCCTCGACGCCGACGCGAGCAAGGCGATGGTCGCCGAGATCGACCAGGCCCACAAGGACGGCGACACCCTCGGCGGCGTCGTCGAGGTGCTGGCGTACGGCGTGCCCGTCGGCCTCGGCTCGCACGTCCACTGGGACCGCCGGCTCGACGCCCGCCTCGCCGGCGCGCTCATGGGCATCCAGGCCATCAAGGGCGTCGAGGTCGGCGACGGCTTCGACCTCGCCCGGGTGCCCGGGTCCAAGGCGCACGACGAGATCCTGGTGACCGAGGACGGCATCAAGCGCGCCTCCGGCCGGGCCGGCGGCACCGAGGGCGGCCTCACCACCGGTGAGCTGCTGCGCGTCCGCGCCGCCATGAAGCCGATCGCCACCGTGCCGCGCGCCCTGGCCACCGTCGACGTGGTGACCGGTGAGCCCGCTAAGGCCCACCACCAGCGCTCCGATGTCTGCGCCGTCCCGGCCGCCGGCATCGTCGCCGAGGCGATGGTCGCCCTGGTCCTGGCCGACGCCGTGGCGGAGAAGTTCGGCGGCGACAGCGTCACCGAGACCCGCCGCAACGTGACGTCGTACCTCGACCACCTCCAGATCCGATGA
- a CDS encoding shikimate kinase, with protein sequence MTGPLVVLVGPMGVGKSTVGELLAGRLGTGYRDTDADVVATAGKPIAEIFYDEGEDHFRALERAAVRAAVAEHTGVLSLGGGAVLDESTRALLAGHPVVYLSMDVDEAVKRVGLNTARPLLAVNPRRQWRELMEARRHLYTEVARTVVATDERTPEEVAQAVLDALELPDGAPSGRENTP encoded by the coding sequence ATGACCGGACCCCTGGTCGTCCTGGTCGGCCCCATGGGCGTCGGCAAGTCCACGGTCGGCGAGCTGCTCGCCGGCCGGCTGGGCACCGGCTACCGGGACACCGACGCGGACGTCGTCGCGACGGCCGGCAAGCCCATCGCGGAGATCTTCTACGACGAGGGCGAGGACCACTTCCGCGCGCTGGAGCGGGCGGCCGTCCGGGCCGCCGTCGCGGAACACACCGGCGTCCTCTCGCTCGGCGGCGGGGCCGTCCTGGACGAGTCGACCCGCGCGCTGCTCGCCGGCCACCCGGTCGTCTACCTCTCGATGGACGTGGACGAGGCCGTCAAGCGGGTCGGGCTCAACACCGCCCGCCCGCTGCTCGCGGTCAACCCGCGCCGGCAGTGGCGCGAGCTGATGGAGGCCCGCCGGCACCTCTACACCGAGGTCGCCCGCACGGTCGTCGCCACCGACGAGCGCACACCCGAAGAGGTCGCCCAGGCGGTCCTCGACGCACTGGAGCTGCCGGACGGAGCCCCGTCCGGCCGGGAGAACACACCATGA
- the alaS gene encoding alanine--tRNA ligase, translated as MESAEIRRRWLSFYEERGHTVVPSASLIADDPTLLLVPAGMVPFKPYFLGEVKPPAPRVTSVQKCVRTPDIEEVGKTTRHGTFFQMCGNFSFGDYFKEGAIEYAWELLTSSVADGGFGLDPERLWITVYLDDDEAEAIWRDRIGVPAERIQRLGKKDNFWSMGVPGPCGPCSEINYDRGPEFGVEGGPAVNDERYVEIWNLVFMQYERGAGEGKDDFPILGDLPSKNIDTGLGLERLAMILQGVQNMYETDTLRVVMDRATELTGVRYGAAESTDVSLRVVADHIRTSVMLIGDGVTPGNEGRGYVLRRIMRRAIRNMRLMGATGSVVRELVDVVVNTMGQQYPELITDRKRIETVALAEEAAFLKALKGGTNILETAVTETKAAGGTVLAGDKAFLLHDTWGFPIDLTLEMAAEQGLSVDEDGFRRLMQEQRAKAKADAKAKKTGHADLSAYREVADNSGVTEFTGYTMTEGESTIVGLLVDGVPSPAATEGDEIEVVLDRTPFYAEGGGQLADQGRIRLDSGAVIVVRDVQQPVPGVSVHKGSVQVGEVTVGASAYASIDSTRRRAIARAHSATHLTHQALRDALGPTAAQAGSENSPGRFRFDFGSPAAVPGTVLTDVEQKINEVLARELDVQAEVMSIDEAKKQGAIAEFGEKYGERVRVVTIGDFSKELCGGTHVHNTAQLGLVKLLGESSIGSGVRRIEALVGVDAYNFLAREHTVVAQLQELVKGRSEELPEKIAGMLGKLKDAEKEIEKFRAEKVLAAAAGLVDSAIDVRGVALVTGQVPDGTSADDLRKLVLDVRGRIQGGRPAVVALFTTANGRPLTVIATNEAARERGLKAGDLVRTAAKTLGGGGGGKPDVAQGGGQNPEAIGDAVAAVERLVTETA; from the coding sequence ATGGAGTCGGCAGAAATTCGTCGCCGCTGGCTGAGCTTCTACGAGGAGCGCGGTCACACCGTTGTCCCTTCGGCGTCGCTCATCGCGGACGACCCGACTCTGCTGCTGGTCCCCGCCGGCATGGTGCCGTTCAAGCCCTACTTCCTCGGTGAGGTCAAGCCGCCCGCGCCGCGCGTCACCAGCGTGCAGAAGTGCGTGCGTACGCCGGACATCGAGGAGGTCGGCAAGACCACCCGGCACGGCACCTTCTTCCAGATGTGCGGCAACTTCTCGTTCGGCGACTACTTCAAGGAAGGCGCCATCGAGTACGCCTGGGAGCTGCTGACCAGTTCCGTGGCGGACGGCGGCTTCGGGCTCGACCCCGAGCGCCTGTGGATCACCGTCTACCTGGACGACGACGAGGCCGAGGCCATCTGGCGCGACAGGATCGGTGTCCCGGCCGAGCGCATCCAGCGCCTGGGCAAGAAGGACAACTTCTGGTCCATGGGCGTCCCCGGCCCGTGCGGCCCGTGCTCCGAGATCAACTACGACCGCGGCCCCGAGTTCGGCGTCGAGGGCGGCCCGGCCGTCAACGACGAGCGGTACGTGGAGATCTGGAACCTGGTCTTCATGCAGTACGAGCGCGGCGCCGGCGAGGGCAAGGACGACTTCCCGATCCTCGGCGACCTGCCCTCCAAGAACATCGACACCGGTCTCGGCCTCGAACGCCTCGCGATGATCCTGCAGGGCGTGCAGAACATGTACGAGACCGACACCCTGCGCGTCGTCATGGACCGCGCCACCGAGCTGACCGGGGTGCGCTACGGCGCCGCCGAGTCCACCGACGTCTCGCTGCGCGTGGTCGCCGACCACATCCGCACCTCCGTGATGCTCATCGGCGACGGCGTCACCCCCGGCAACGAGGGCCGCGGCTATGTGCTGCGCCGCATCATGCGCCGCGCCATCCGCAACATGCGCCTGATGGGCGCCACCGGCTCCGTCGTCCGCGAGCTGGTCGACGTCGTGGTCAACACGATGGGGCAGCAGTACCCGGAGCTGATCACCGACCGCAAGCGCATCGAGACCGTCGCGCTCGCGGAGGAGGCCGCGTTCCTCAAGGCCCTCAAGGGCGGCACCAACATCCTGGAGACGGCCGTCACCGAGACCAAGGCCGCCGGCGGCACGGTCCTCGCCGGAGACAAGGCGTTCCTGCTCCACGACACCTGGGGCTTCCCGATCGACCTCACCCTGGAGATGGCCGCCGAGCAGGGGCTCTCCGTGGACGAGGACGGGTTCCGCCGCCTCATGCAGGAGCAGCGGGCCAAGGCCAAGGCCGACGCCAAGGCCAAGAAGACCGGCCACGCCGACCTCTCCGCCTACCGCGAGGTCGCCGACAACTCCGGCGTCACCGAGTTCACCGGCTACACCATGACCGAGGGCGAGTCGACGATCGTCGGCCTCCTCGTGGACGGTGTCCCCTCGCCCGCCGCCACCGAGGGCGACGAGATCGAGGTCGTCCTCGACCGCACCCCGTTCTACGCCGAGGGCGGCGGCCAGCTCGCGGACCAGGGCCGCATCCGGCTCGACAGCGGCGCCGTCATCGTGGTCCGCGACGTCCAGCAGCCGGTCCCGGGCGTCTCCGTGCACAAGGGCTCCGTCCAGGTCGGTGAGGTCACGGTCGGCGCGTCCGCGTACGCGAGCATCGACTCCACCCGCCGCCGCGCCATCGCCCGCGCCCACAGCGCCACGCACCTCACGCACCAGGCGCTGCGCGACGCGCTCGGCCCCACGGCCGCCCAGGCCGGTTCGGAGAACTCCCCGGGCCGCTTCCGCTTCGACTTCGGCTCGCCGGCCGCCGTTCCGGGCACGGTCCTCACCGACGTCGAGCAGAAGATCAACGAGGTCCTGGCCCGCGAACTCGACGTGCAGGCCGAGGTCATGTCGATCGACGAGGCGAAGAAGCAGGGCGCCATCGCGGAGTTCGGCGAGAAGTACGGCGAGCGGGTCCGGGTCGTCACCATCGGGGACTTCTCCAAGGAACTCTGCGGCGGTACGCACGTCCACAACACCGCCCAGCTCGGCCTGGTCAAGCTGCTCGGCGAGTCCTCCATCGGGTCCGGCGTACGCCGCATCGAGGCCCTGGTCGGCGTGGACGCGTACAACTTCCTGGCCCGGGAGCACACGGTCGTCGCCCAGCTCCAGGAGCTGGTCAAGGGCCGCTCCGAGGAGCTGCCGGAGAAGATCGCGGGCATGCTCGGCAAGCTGAAGGACGCCGAGAAGGAGATCGAGAAGTTCCGCGCGGAGAAGGTCCTCGCGGCCGCCGCCGGTCTCGTGGACTCCGCGATCGACGTGCGGGGCGTCGCCCTGGTCACCGGTCAGGTGCCGGACGGCACCTCCGCCGACGACCTGCGCAAGCTCGTCCTCGACGTGCGCGGCCGCATCCAGGGCGGCCGCCCGGCCGTCGTCGCGCTGTTCACGACGGCCAACGGGCGCCCGCTGACCGTCATCGCGACCAACGAGGCGGCCCGCGAGCGCGGTCTCAAGGCCGGCGACCTCGTCCGTACCGCCGCCAAGACCCTCGGCGGCGGTGGCGGCGGCAAGCCGGACGTCGCCCAGGGCGGCGGCCAGAACCCGGAGGCGATCGGCGACGCCGTCGCCGCCGTCGAACGCCTCGTCACCGAGACGGCGTGA
- a CDS encoding shikimate dehydrogenase, translating into MASNERPHRAAVLGSPIAHSLSPVLHRAAYAELGLDDWSYGRFEVDEQALPGFIEGLDGSWAGLSLTMPLKRAVIPLLDGVTDTAASVEAVNTVVLGADGRRTGDNTDIPGMIAALRERGVEKVESAAVLGAGATASSALAALSGICAGPVTAYVRSAARADEMRGWGERLGVDIRIADWAEADRALTAPLVVATTPAGAADALAGAVPECPGTLFDVLYEPWPTRLASAWTDQGGAVVGGLDLLVHQAVLQVEQMTGRSPAPLAAMRKAGEEALAAR; encoded by the coding sequence ATGGCCTCCAATGAGCGGCCGCACCGCGCCGCCGTCCTCGGCTCGCCCATCGCCCACTCGCTCTCCCCGGTCCTGCACCGGGCCGCGTACGCCGAACTCGGCCTCGACGACTGGTCGTACGGCCGGTTCGAGGTCGACGAGCAGGCGTTGCCCGGGTTCATCGAGGGGCTGGACGGGAGCTGGGCCGGGCTCTCGCTGACCATGCCGCTCAAGCGGGCCGTCATCCCGCTGCTCGACGGGGTCACCGACACCGCCGCCTCCGTCGAGGCCGTCAACACCGTGGTCCTCGGCGCGGACGGCCGCCGCACCGGCGACAACACCGACATCCCCGGCATGATCGCGGCCCTGCGCGAACGCGGCGTCGAGAAGGTCGAGTCCGCCGCGGTCCTCGGCGCCGGCGCCACCGCGTCCTCCGCGCTGGCAGCCCTGTCCGGCATCTGCGCCGGACCCGTCACCGCGTACGTCCGCAGCGCGGCCCGCGCCGACGAGATGCGCGGCTGGGGCGAACGGCTCGGCGTCGACATCCGTATCGCCGACTGGGCCGAGGCCGACCGGGCGCTCACCGCGCCCCTCGTCGTCGCGACCACCCCCGCAGGGGCGGCGGACGCGCTGGCCGGGGCCGTGCCGGAGTGCCCCGGCACGCTCTTCGACGTGCTGTACGAGCCGTGGCCGACCCGGCTCGCCTCCGCCTGGACCGACCAGGGTGGCGCAGTCGTCGGAGGTCTCGACCTCCTCGTGCACCAGGCGGTCCTCCAGGTCGAGCAGATGACGGGCCGCTCGCCCGCCCCGCTCGCCGCCATGCGCAAGGCCGGCGAAGAGGCGCTGGCCGCGCGCTGA
- the mltG gene encoding endolytic transglycosylase MltG: MTEYGRGPGSEPWHPEDPLYGDQGWGGQQPAHGQAQYDGQNQYDGTTPYGAQQQYPQGQYDPYQQQPQDPYGQQYQQDPYAQQPQQDPYAQQQYQQQAYGNQHPQDPYGQQPQQPQPGYDTGWDTGQQAVPPYEGQPVATYGYGETNDYYGTPEAYPPPQPPGRREAGPAPAPETTPDWDPEEPPEETHPFFTGVDEKDDRKKPRDDDYDDEDDDRDSGGGGERRGKGKKKKGRSGCACLVVSLVLVAGVGGAGYYGYSFYKDRFGPAPDYSGSGSGSVEVEIPKGAFGYDIGNILKKAGVVKSVDAFVSAQNENPKGKGIQAGVYLLHSQMSASEAVKMMVDPKSQNLLVIPEGYRNAAVYALVDKRLGLKKGTTKDVAKSRSGELGLPDWASKNKDIKDPLEGFLYPAAYPLTKETKPEALLKKMVERSNEEYKKLDLTGTAKKYKLDGPWQVLTVASLVQAEGLTHDDFRKMAEVVYNRLKPNNTITNRKLEFDSAFNYLKNQSKIKIGSNEIRTNPDPYNTYYHPGLPPGPISNPGDEALRATLSPTGDGWMFFISLDGKKTQFTKTAAEHEKLNEKFKEQHGLQ; encoded by the coding sequence ATGACTGAGTATGGCCGGGGCCCCGGCTCCGAACCGTGGCATCCCGAGGACCCCTTGTACGGGGACCAGGGGTGGGGCGGCCAGCAGCCTGCCCACGGCCAGGCCCAGTACGACGGCCAGAACCAGTACGACGGCACGACCCCGTACGGCGCCCAGCAGCAGTACCCGCAGGGCCAGTACGACCCGTACCAGCAGCAGCCGCAGGACCCGTACGGCCAGCAGTACCAGCAGGACCCGTACGCGCAGCAGCCGCAGCAGGACCCGTACGCGCAGCAGCAGTACCAGCAGCAGGCGTACGGGAACCAGCACCCGCAGGACCCGTACGGGCAGCAGCCCCAGCAGCCGCAGCCCGGCTACGACACCGGCTGGGACACGGGCCAGCAGGCGGTGCCGCCGTACGAGGGCCAGCCCGTGGCCACGTACGGCTACGGCGAGACGAACGACTACTACGGCACCCCTGAGGCGTACCCGCCCCCGCAGCCCCCGGGCCGCCGCGAGGCCGGACCGGCCCCGGCTCCGGAGACGACCCCGGACTGGGACCCGGAGGAGCCGCCGGAGGAGACCCACCCCTTCTTCACGGGCGTGGACGAGAAGGACGACCGGAAGAAGCCCCGGGACGACGACTACGACGACGAGGACGACGACCGCGACAGCGGCGGGGGCGGCGAGCGCCGGGGCAAGGGCAAGAAGAAGAAGGGCCGCAGCGGCTGCGCCTGCCTGGTCGTCTCCCTCGTCCTGGTCGCCGGCGTCGGCGGCGCGGGCTACTACGGCTACTCCTTCTACAAGGACCGCTTCGGCCCCGCCCCGGACTACTCGGGCAGCGGCTCGGGCTCGGTCGAGGTGGAGATCCCGAAGGGCGCGTTCGGGTACGACATCGGCAACATCCTGAAGAAGGCCGGCGTCGTGAAGAGCGTCGACGCCTTCGTCTCGGCCCAGAACGAGAACCCGAAGGGCAAGGGCATCCAGGCGGGGGTCTACCTCCTGCACTCGCAGATGTCGGCGTCCGAGGCCGTGAAGATGATGGTGGACCCGAAGAGCCAGAATCTTCTGGTGATTCCGGAGGGCTACCGGAACGCCGCCGTCTACGCGCTCGTGGACAAACGGCTCGGCCTCAAGAAGGGCACGACCAAGGACGTCGCGAAGTCCAGGAGCGGCGAATTGGGTCTGCCCGACTGGGCGAGCAAGAACAAGGACATCAAGGACCCGCTCGAAGGCTTCCTCTATCCGGCCGCGTATCCGTTGACGAAGGAGACGAAGCCGGAGGCGCTCCTGAAGAAGATGGTCGAACGGTCCAACGAGGAGTACAAGAAGCTCGACCTCACGGGAACGGCGAAGAAGTACAAGCTGGACGGTCCGTGGCAGGTGCTCACGGTGGCGAGCCTGGTCCAGGCGGAGGGCCTGACGCACGACGACTTCCGCAAGATGGCCGAGGTCGTCTACAACCGGCTGAAGCCGAACAACACGATCACGAACCGGAAGCTCGAGTTCGACTCCGCGTTCAACTACCTCAAGAACCAGAGCAAGATCAAGATCGGTTCGAACGAGATCCGCACCAACCCGGATCCGTACAACACCTATTACCACCCCGGTCTGCCGCCCGGCCCCATCAGCAACCCCGGCGACGAGGCTCTGCGCGCGACACTCAGTCCCACGGGCGACGGCTGGATGTTCTTCATCTCGCTCGACGGCAAGAAGACCCAGTTCACCAAGACGGCGGCCGAGCACGAGAAGCTCAACGAGAAGTTCAAGGAACAGCATGGCCTCCAATGA